A section of the Oncorhynchus nerka isolate Pitt River linkage group LG3, Oner_Uvic_2.0, whole genome shotgun sequence genome encodes:
- the thbs3a gene encoding thrombospondin-3a isoform X1, whose protein sequence is MGARRDVPTFLALFTFLFVATCEPMDQKDMQVIDMLTLDSKTSVSAVQKVTGAMSVFSDIYIVSTFRLPPKMGGVLLGLYSKEENKKYLELAIMGKINKALVRYVREDGKIHTVNLQSTNLADGRTHSIILRIGGLRRDNLHLELYVNCRLADSSQGLPPLVPLPAEKVEIRNGFKAYARLQGAVESLKMALGGSVAKAGTLTDCPFQGDSSVYSTVGATAEVNSILGEHTKALIGQLIIFNQILGELREDIREQVKEMSLIRNTILECQVCGFHDPRSRCSPNPCFKGLSCMETFDYPGYRCSPCPEGMTGNGTHCQDIDECSIAQPCYSPGACINTVKGFSCELCPPGLWGPPLFGVGLEYANHHKQECADIDECIEVANACVPHSMCINTIGSFRCGGCKVGYLGNQTVGCVPRRSCATLSFNPCDANAHCIIERNGEVSCACNIGWAGNGNTCGTDTDIDGYPDRSLPCMDNDKHCKQDNCVYTPNSGQEDADNDGIGDQCDEDADGDGIKNVEDNCRLEPNKDQQNSDTDSFGDACDNCPNVPNIDQRDTDSNGQGDACDNDIDGDGIPNVLDNCPKVPNPMQTDRDGDGVGDACDSCPEISNPMQTDIDNDLVGDVCDTDQDTDGDGHQDSRDNCPDHPNSSQLDSDNDGLGDDCDDDDDNDGFPDVQDNCRLITNPNQKDSNSNGVGDVCENDFDNDSVWDLIDVCPESSEVTLTDFRAYQTVILDPEGDAQIDPNWVVLNQGMEIVQTMNSDPGLAVGYTAFNGVDFEGTFHINTVTDDDYAGFIFGYQDSSSFYVVMWKQTEQTYWQSTPFRAMAQPGLQLKAVKSRTGPGEYLRNALWHTGDTNEEVKLLWSDPRNVGWRDKTSYRWQLSHRPQVGYIRVKLYEGTEMVADSGVVIDTTMRGGRLGVFCFSQENIIWSNLRYRCNDTVPDDFNPYRKQVLLHIKV, encoded by the exons ATGGGTGCGAGGCGCGATGTGCCAACTTTCCTGGCTCTATTCACATTTCTATTCGTTGCAACATGTGAGCCAATGGATCAGAAAGATATgcaag tCATTGACATGCTAACCCTGGACTCCAAGACCAGTGTGTCTGCGGTGCAGAAGGTGACAGGTGCCATGAGTGTGTTCAGTGACATCTACATCGTGTCCACATTCCGCTTGCCTCCCAAGATGGGAGGGGTGCTGCTGGGCCTCTACAGCAAAGAGGAGAACAAGAAGTACCTGGAGCTGGCCATCATGGGAAAGATCAACAAAG CTCTGGTGCGTTACGTGAGGGAGGATGGCAAAATTCACACAGTGAACCTCCAGAGCACAAACCTGGCTGATGGTCGCACACACTCCATTATTCTCCGGATCGGAGGCCTGCGCAGAGACAACCTACACCTGGAGCTCTACGTCAATTGTCGATTGGCTGACTCCAGCCAGGGCCTCCCTCCATTGGTCCCTCTCCCCGCGGAGAAGGTGGAGATTCGTAATGGCTTCAAGGCCTACGCAAGGCTACAG GGTGCTGTGGAGTCCCTCAAAATGGCACTAGGGGGCAGTGTGGCCAAAGCAGGTACCCTGACAGACTGTCCATTCCAGGGGGATTCATCAGTCTACAGCACAG TCGGTGCGACTGCAGAAGTGAACTCCATTCTAG GTGAACACACTAAGGCTCTGATTGGTCAGCTAATCATCTTTAACCAGATCCTAGGAGAGCTGCGAGAGGACATCAGAGAGcag GTGAAGGAGATGTCCCTGATTAGGAACACCATTCTGGAGTGCCAAGTGTGTG GCTTCCACGACCCTCGTTCCCGCTGCTCCCCCAACCCCTGTTTTAAGGGCCTGTCCTGCATGGAGACCTTTGACTACCCAGGGTACCGCTGTAGTCCCTGTCCGGAGGGCATGACGGGCAACGGAACCCACTGCCAAGACATTGATGAG TGTTCCATAGCCCAGCCCTGCTACTCTCCAGGTGCATGTATAAACACAGTGAAGGGTTTCAGCTGTGAGCTCTGCCCCCCTGGTCTCTGGGGCCCACCCCTCTTTGGGGTCGGACTGGAGTACGCCAACCACCacaaacag GAGTGTGCAGACATCGATGAGTGTATTGAAGTTGCCAACGCCTGTGTGCCCCACTCCATGTGTATCAACACCATC ggctcGTTCAGGTGTGGTGGCTGTAAAGTGGGTTACTTGGGGAACCAGACAGTGGGCTGCGTGCCCCGTAGGTCCTGTGCCACACTCAGCTTTAACCCTTGTGATGCCAACGCCCACTGCATCATAGAGCGGAACGGAGAGGTGTCCTGTGCG TGCAACATTGGATGGGCCGGTAACGGGAACACTtgtggcacagacacagacattgaTGGATACCCAGACCGCTCTCTGCCCTGTATGGACAATGACAAGCACTGTAAACAGGACAACTGTGTTTACACACCCAACTCAGGCCAGGAGGACGCAGACAACGACGGCATCGGAGACCAGTGTGACGAGGACGCAGATGGGGACGGCATCAAGAATGTGGAG GATAACTGTCGACTAGAACCCAACAAAGATCAGCAGAACTCAGACACAGACTCTTTCGGTGACGCCTGTGACAACTGTCCCAATGTCCCTAACATTGACCAGAGGGATACGGACAGCAACGGGCAAGGAGACGCCTGTGACAACGACATAGATGGAGATG GTATCCCCAACGTGCTAGACAACTGCCCCAAAGTCCCCAAccccatgcagacagacagggatggagacggGGTAGGAGACGCCTGCGACAGCTGCCCTGAGATCAGCAATCCCATGCAG ACGGACATTGACAATGACCTGGTGGGGGATGTGTGTGACACTGACCAGGACAC GGATGGGGACGGTCACCAGGATTCCAGGGACAACTGCCCTGACCATCCCAACAGCTCCCAGCTGGACTCGGACAATGATGGCCTTGGGGACGATTGTGACGATGACGATGACAATGACGGATTCCCAGACGTACAAGACAACTGCAGACTTATCACCAATCCCAACCAGAAAGATTCTAACA gtaaCGGGGTGGGCGATGTGTGTGAGAACGACTTTGACAACGATTCAGTCTGGGATCTGATTGATGTGTGCCCTGAGAGTtcagaggtcacactgacagactTCAGAGCCTATCAGACAGTCATTCTGGATCCAGAGGGCGATGCCCAGATCGATCCCAATTGGGTGGTGCTCAATCAG GGCATGGAAATAGTTCAGACCATGAACAGTGATCCTGGTTTAGCTGTGG GCTACACAGCGTTCAACGGGGTGGACTTTGAGGGCACCTTCCACATCAACACGGTGACGGACGACGACTATGCAGGCTTCATCTTCGGCTACCAGGACTCCTCTTCCTTCTACGTGGTGATGTGGAAACAGACAGAGCAGACCTACTGGCAGTCGACACCCTTCAGGGCCATGGCCCAACCTGGCCTGCAGCTCAAA GCAGTGAAGTCCCGTACAGGGCCTGGTGAGTACCTGCGTAACGCCCTGTGGCACACAGGGGACACCAACGAGGAGGTGAAGCTGCTGTGGTCGGACCCACGGAACGTTGGCTGGAGAGACAAGACATCTTACCGCTGGCAGCTCAGCCACAGGCCCCAGGTGGGCTACATCAG GGTGAAGTTATATGAGGGGACGGAGATGGTGGCTGACTCTGGCGTGGTGATTGACACTACCATGAGAGGCGGACGACTGGGGGTCTTCTGTTTCTCCCAAGAGAACATCATCTGGTCCAACCTGCGCTACCGCTGCAACG ACACTGTTCCAGACGACTTCAACCCATATCGCAAACAGGTTCTGCTGCACATCAAGGTGTGA
- the thbs3a gene encoding thrombospondin-3a isoform X2 gives MLTLDSKTSVSAVQKVTGAMSVFSDIYIVSTFRLPPKMGGVLLGLYSKEENKKYLELAIMGKINKALVRYVREDGKIHTVNLQSTNLADGRTHSIILRIGGLRRDNLHLELYVNCRLADSSQGLPPLVPLPAEKVEIRNGFKAYARLQGAVESLKMALGGSVAKAGTLTDCPFQGDSSVYSTVGATAEVNSILGEHTKALIGQLIIFNQILGELREDIREQVKEMSLIRNTILECQVCGFHDPRSRCSPNPCFKGLSCMETFDYPGYRCSPCPEGMTGNGTHCQDIDECSIAQPCYSPGACINTVKGFSCELCPPGLWGPPLFGVGLEYANHHKQECADIDECIEVANACVPHSMCINTIGSFRCGGCKVGYLGNQTVGCVPRRSCATLSFNPCDANAHCIIERNGEVSCACNIGWAGNGNTCGTDTDIDGYPDRSLPCMDNDKHCKQDNCVYTPNSGQEDADNDGIGDQCDEDADGDGIKNVEDNCRLEPNKDQQNSDTDSFGDACDNCPNVPNIDQRDTDSNGQGDACDNDIDGDGIPNVLDNCPKVPNPMQTDRDGDGVGDACDSCPEISNPMQTDIDNDLVGDVCDTDQDTDGDGHQDSRDNCPDHPNSSQLDSDNDGLGDDCDDDDDNDGFPDVQDNCRLITNPNQKDSNSNGVGDVCENDFDNDSVWDLIDVCPESSEVTLTDFRAYQTVILDPEGDAQIDPNWVVLNQGMEIVQTMNSDPGLAVGYTAFNGVDFEGTFHINTVTDDDYAGFIFGYQDSSSFYVVMWKQTEQTYWQSTPFRAMAQPGLQLKAVKSRTGPGEYLRNALWHTGDTNEEVKLLWSDPRNVGWRDKTSYRWQLSHRPQVGYIRVKLYEGTEMVADSGVVIDTTMRGGRLGVFCFSQENIIWSNLRYRCNDTVPDDFNPYRKQVLLHIKV, from the exons ATGCTAACCCTGGACTCCAAGACCAGTGTGTCTGCGGTGCAGAAGGTGACAGGTGCCATGAGTGTGTTCAGTGACATCTACATCGTGTCCACATTCCGCTTGCCTCCCAAGATGGGAGGGGTGCTGCTGGGCCTCTACAGCAAAGAGGAGAACAAGAAGTACCTGGAGCTGGCCATCATGGGAAAGATCAACAAAG CTCTGGTGCGTTACGTGAGGGAGGATGGCAAAATTCACACAGTGAACCTCCAGAGCACAAACCTGGCTGATGGTCGCACACACTCCATTATTCTCCGGATCGGAGGCCTGCGCAGAGACAACCTACACCTGGAGCTCTACGTCAATTGTCGATTGGCTGACTCCAGCCAGGGCCTCCCTCCATTGGTCCCTCTCCCCGCGGAGAAGGTGGAGATTCGTAATGGCTTCAAGGCCTACGCAAGGCTACAG GGTGCTGTGGAGTCCCTCAAAATGGCACTAGGGGGCAGTGTGGCCAAAGCAGGTACCCTGACAGACTGTCCATTCCAGGGGGATTCATCAGTCTACAGCACAG TCGGTGCGACTGCAGAAGTGAACTCCATTCTAG GTGAACACACTAAGGCTCTGATTGGTCAGCTAATCATCTTTAACCAGATCCTAGGAGAGCTGCGAGAGGACATCAGAGAGcag GTGAAGGAGATGTCCCTGATTAGGAACACCATTCTGGAGTGCCAAGTGTGTG GCTTCCACGACCCTCGTTCCCGCTGCTCCCCCAACCCCTGTTTTAAGGGCCTGTCCTGCATGGAGACCTTTGACTACCCAGGGTACCGCTGTAGTCCCTGTCCGGAGGGCATGACGGGCAACGGAACCCACTGCCAAGACATTGATGAG TGTTCCATAGCCCAGCCCTGCTACTCTCCAGGTGCATGTATAAACACAGTGAAGGGTTTCAGCTGTGAGCTCTGCCCCCCTGGTCTCTGGGGCCCACCCCTCTTTGGGGTCGGACTGGAGTACGCCAACCACCacaaacag GAGTGTGCAGACATCGATGAGTGTATTGAAGTTGCCAACGCCTGTGTGCCCCACTCCATGTGTATCAACACCATC ggctcGTTCAGGTGTGGTGGCTGTAAAGTGGGTTACTTGGGGAACCAGACAGTGGGCTGCGTGCCCCGTAGGTCCTGTGCCACACTCAGCTTTAACCCTTGTGATGCCAACGCCCACTGCATCATAGAGCGGAACGGAGAGGTGTCCTGTGCG TGCAACATTGGATGGGCCGGTAACGGGAACACTtgtggcacagacacagacattgaTGGATACCCAGACCGCTCTCTGCCCTGTATGGACAATGACAAGCACTGTAAACAGGACAACTGTGTTTACACACCCAACTCAGGCCAGGAGGACGCAGACAACGACGGCATCGGAGACCAGTGTGACGAGGACGCAGATGGGGACGGCATCAAGAATGTGGAG GATAACTGTCGACTAGAACCCAACAAAGATCAGCAGAACTCAGACACAGACTCTTTCGGTGACGCCTGTGACAACTGTCCCAATGTCCCTAACATTGACCAGAGGGATACGGACAGCAACGGGCAAGGAGACGCCTGTGACAACGACATAGATGGAGATG GTATCCCCAACGTGCTAGACAACTGCCCCAAAGTCCCCAAccccatgcagacagacagggatggagacggGGTAGGAGACGCCTGCGACAGCTGCCCTGAGATCAGCAATCCCATGCAG ACGGACATTGACAATGACCTGGTGGGGGATGTGTGTGACACTGACCAGGACAC GGATGGGGACGGTCACCAGGATTCCAGGGACAACTGCCCTGACCATCCCAACAGCTCCCAGCTGGACTCGGACAATGATGGCCTTGGGGACGATTGTGACGATGACGATGACAATGACGGATTCCCAGACGTACAAGACAACTGCAGACTTATCACCAATCCCAACCAGAAAGATTCTAACA gtaaCGGGGTGGGCGATGTGTGTGAGAACGACTTTGACAACGATTCAGTCTGGGATCTGATTGATGTGTGCCCTGAGAGTtcagaggtcacactgacagactTCAGAGCCTATCAGACAGTCATTCTGGATCCAGAGGGCGATGCCCAGATCGATCCCAATTGGGTGGTGCTCAATCAG GGCATGGAAATAGTTCAGACCATGAACAGTGATCCTGGTTTAGCTGTGG GCTACACAGCGTTCAACGGGGTGGACTTTGAGGGCACCTTCCACATCAACACGGTGACGGACGACGACTATGCAGGCTTCATCTTCGGCTACCAGGACTCCTCTTCCTTCTACGTGGTGATGTGGAAACAGACAGAGCAGACCTACTGGCAGTCGACACCCTTCAGGGCCATGGCCCAACCTGGCCTGCAGCTCAAA GCAGTGAAGTCCCGTACAGGGCCTGGTGAGTACCTGCGTAACGCCCTGTGGCACACAGGGGACACCAACGAGGAGGTGAAGCTGCTGTGGTCGGACCCACGGAACGTTGGCTGGAGAGACAAGACATCTTACCGCTGGCAGCTCAGCCACAGGCCCCAGGTGGGCTACATCAG GGTGAAGTTATATGAGGGGACGGAGATGGTGGCTGACTCTGGCGTGGTGATTGACACTACCATGAGAGGCGGACGACTGGGGGTCTTCTGTTTCTCCCAAGAGAACATCATCTGGTCCAACCTGCGCTACCGCTGCAACG ACACTGTTCCAGACGACTTCAACCCATATCGCAAACAGGTTCTGCTGCACATCAAGGTGTGA